The following are encoded together in the Thiobacillus sp. SCUT-2 genome:
- a CDS encoding efflux RND transporter periplasmic adaptor subunit, protein MRKIVVGVLLVAAALAAGWWWSGTRKAAEPQYRTATVDRGDIAAEVSANGTLNPVTLVNVGTQVSGTVRRIEADFNQPVKAGQVLAELDPALFEAALAQSSANLANARAQLKLAEANAARMQTLFKQDYVSRQEFDQALAAREQAAAQVRLASAQVTRDRTNLGFSIIRSPVDGTVINRQVDVGQTVAASFQTPTLFQIGKDLTRMQIDSTVSEADIGQIKVGQRVKFRVDAFPDTEYTGSVRQVRLNAKTEQSVVTYNVVVDVANPDLALMPGMTANLQVEVESRKNVLRVPTTALRFRLRAAPGEAAVKVRGAAVYRLVDGRPQRVPVKTGISDKAYTEIVRGDLKPGDAVIVADLSVQKENSGMRGRLF, encoded by the coding sequence ATGAGAAAGATTGTCGTAGGGGTGCTTCTGGTCGCGGCGGCGCTTGCCGCCGGCTGGTGGTGGAGCGGCACGCGCAAGGCAGCGGAACCGCAATATCGCACCGCGACCGTGGACCGCGGCGACATCGCCGCCGAGGTTTCGGCCAATGGCACGCTCAATCCGGTGACCCTGGTGAACGTCGGCACCCAGGTGTCCGGCACGGTTCGGCGCATCGAGGCCGACTTCAATCAACCGGTGAAGGCCGGGCAGGTGCTGGCGGAACTCGATCCGGCGCTGTTCGAGGCAGCGCTGGCGCAGAGCAGCGCCAACCTCGCCAATGCCCGCGCGCAGCTGAAACTGGCCGAGGCGAACGCGGCGCGCATGCAGACGCTCTTCAAGCAGGACTATGTCTCGCGGCAGGAGTTCGACCAGGCGCTGGCGGCGCGTGAGCAGGCAGCGGCGCAGGTGCGGCTGGCGAGCGCGCAGGTGACGCGTGACCGCACCAACCTGGGCTTCTCGATCATCCGCTCGCCGGTCGACGGGACCGTGATCAACCGCCAGGTCGACGTCGGCCAGACCGTCGCCGCCAGCTTCCAGACGCCGACGCTGTTCCAGATCGGCAAGGACCTCACGCGGATGCAGATCGATTCCACCGTGTCGGAAGCCGACATCGGACAGATCAAGGTCGGCCAGCGCGTGAAGTTCCGCGTCGATGCGTTTCCCGATACCGAATACACCGGATCTGTGCGACAGGTGCGGCTCAACGCCAAGACCGAGCAGAGCGTCGTCACCTACAACGTCGTCGTCGACGTCGCCAACCCGGATCTGGCGCTGATGCCGGGGATGACCGCCAACCTGCAGGTCGAGGTCGAAAGCCGGAAGAACGTGCTGCGGGTACCGACGACGGCACTGCGCTTCCGGCTCCGTGCCGCGCCGGGCGAGGCCGCCGTCAAGGTGCGTGGTGCCGCGGTCTACCGCCTGGTCGACGGCAGGCCGCAACGGGTGCCGGTCAAGACCGGCATCAGCGACAAGGCCTACACGGAAATCGTGCGCGGCGACCTCAAGCCGGGCGACGCCGTGATCGTCGCCGACCTTTCGGTGCAGAAGGAAAACAGCGGCATGCGCGGACGCCTGTTCTGA
- the rsmD gene encoding 16S rRNA (guanine(966)-N(2))-methyltransferase RsmD — translation MRAKHAAPRRAHGASNRVRIIGGQYRRRLLEFPDGAGLRPTPDRVRETLFNWLGQDLPGWTCLDLFAGSGALGFEAASRGAARVVMIERDARALAALEKNRTLLATIPVEIVRADALAWLANTRETFDLVFVDPPFDSGQAGPVLADLVRHLNAGGQVYVEQATDVIAPPGFIIHRSGRAGRSHFALLVKE, via the coding sequence ATGCGCGCTAAGCATGCGGCGCCGCGGCGCGCGCACGGTGCCTCCAATCGGGTGCGGATCATCGGCGGGCAGTATCGCCGGCGGTTGCTCGAGTTTCCCGATGGCGCCGGCCTGCGGCCCACCCCCGACCGGGTGCGCGAGACGCTGTTCAACTGGCTGGGGCAGGACCTCCCGGGGTGGACCTGCCTCGATCTCTTTGCCGGCAGCGGCGCGCTCGGATTCGAGGCGGCGTCGCGCGGCGCGGCGCGGGTCGTGATGATCGAGCGCGATGCCCGCGCGCTTGCCGCGCTGGAGAAGAACCGCACGCTGCTGGCCACGATCCCGGTCGAGATCGTGCGCGCCGACGCGCTCGCCTGGCTTGCGAATACCCGCGAGACCTTCGATCTGGTGTTCGTCGATCCGCCGTTCGACAGCGGCCAGGCCGGTCCGGTGCTGGCCGACCTGGTGCGCCATCTCAACGCGGGCGGGCAGGTCTACGTCGAGCAGGCGACGGACGTGATCGCGCCGCCGGGGTTTATCATCCACCGGAGCGGGCGCGCGGGGCGCTCGCACTTCGCCCTGCTCGTCAAGGAATAA
- a CDS encoding TolC family protein — protein MNVRFSLLLVLLVSGPAFAADPFKVFERTPPTPAAELRPFATCDASAPAGPITLAQAVERALCANPATRSTWLTVRLRAAELGQAYSAYLPGVTVSGSRARAGSDVLPNDRNAWQFGLDAQYLLFDFGGRAARRDAAESLLAAARASHDAGVRQVYLQTVSAYFGLLTAQGAVAVAREAEASALAAFEAASARVAAGTAIPFDRLQAKTVYAQRQIDRIRAEAAAAQALGTLAALMGDARQTGFSVIDEEPAFSQAPDLSGPLDALIDAARDRRPDLRAAEATVRARQADVRSAKAAGKPSLSAFYDAQRQNGGGLASTSSSIGVNLTIPLFTGYRSTYEVAAARTQAELAATERDRVANQVALDVWQAYYKVKSETEADRRSGELVDSAVAAERLALGRYRAGLGILLDVLSAQANLALARQTQLQTRLGLRVARAELAQAMGDLSWDWLEPSGQEGKR, from the coding sequence TTGAACGTCCGATTTTCCCTCCTGCTGGTGCTGCTCGTCAGCGGCCCCGCTTTCGCTGCGGATCCCTTCAAGGTGTTCGAGCGCACGCCGCCGACGCCGGCCGCCGAACTGCGGCCGTTCGCCACCTGCGACGCATCGGCCCCGGCGGGCCCGATCACGCTCGCCCAGGCAGTCGAACGGGCCTTGTGCGCGAACCCGGCCACCCGCAGCACTTGGCTCACGGTGCGGCTGCGTGCCGCCGAACTGGGACAGGCCTACAGCGCCTACCTTCCCGGCGTGACCGTCAGCGGCAGCCGGGCGCGCGCGGGAAGCGACGTGCTGCCGAACGATCGCAATGCCTGGCAGTTCGGGCTCGATGCGCAGTACCTGCTGTTCGATTTCGGCGGGCGCGCGGCGCGGCGCGATGCGGCCGAGTCGCTGCTCGCGGCCGCACGTGCGAGCCATGACGCCGGCGTGCGGCAGGTGTACCTGCAGACGGTGAGCGCCTATTTCGGCCTGCTGACCGCGCAGGGCGCCGTGGCGGTCGCGCGCGAGGCCGAGGCCTCGGCGCTCGCCGCGTTCGAGGCAGCGTCGGCGCGCGTCGCCGCCGGCACCGCCATCCCGTTCGACCGCCTGCAGGCGAAGACCGTCTATGCGCAGCGCCAGATCGACCGCATCCGCGCCGAAGCCGCCGCCGCGCAGGCGCTCGGAACGCTGGCGGCGCTGATGGGGGACGCCCGCCAGACCGGCTTCAGCGTGATCGACGAGGAGCCGGCCTTCAGCCAGGCGCCGGATCTCAGCGGGCCGCTCGATGCGCTGATCGACGCCGCGCGCGACCGGCGGCCCGACCTGCGGGCCGCCGAAGCCACGGTGCGCGCCCGCCAGGCGGACGTGCGCAGCGCGAAGGCGGCGGGCAAGCCGAGCCTGTCCGCGTTCTACGACGCCCAGCGGCAGAATGGGGGCGGCCTCGCATCGACGAGTTCCAGCATCGGCGTCAACCTGACGATTCCGCTGTTCACCGGTTACCGCAGCACCTACGAGGTCGCCGCCGCGCGCACGCAGGCCGAGCTGGCCGCGACGGAACGCGATCGCGTGGCCAATCAGGTGGCGCTCGACGTCTGGCAGGCGTACTACAAGGTGAAGAGCGAGACCGAGGCGGACCGCCGCAGCGGCGAACTGGTCGACAGCGCCGTCGCGGCCGAAAGGCTGGCGCTCGGCCGCTACCGCGCGGGACTCGGCATCCTGCTGGACGTGCTGAGCGCGCAGGCCAACCTCGCCCTGGCGCGGCAGACGCAGCTGCAGACGCGGCTCGGGCTGAGGGTGGCGCGCGCCGAACTGGCACAGGCCATGGGAGACTTGAGTTGGGACTGGCTGGAACCGTCCGGACAGGAAGGGAAGCGATGA
- a CDS encoding ABC transporter ATP-binding protein, translating to MNASHPLIEVAEVEKDYPTGAGVFHALRGVSLSIGEGEFVAIMGASGSGKSTFMNLLGCLDRPTRGRYRLAGRDVGSLSSDELAALRNRDIGFVFQGFNLLPKLTALDNVALPLMYAGMGREARRRQAQAMLDRVGLGDRSHHTPLQLSGGQQQRVAIARALATHPRLILADEPTGNLDTETSRQVMTFFSQLNREEGITLVLVTHEPDIAAYAQRRIRFQDGRVIEDRAEAAA from the coding sequence ATGAACGCGTCGCATCCGCTGATCGAGGTGGCCGAGGTCGAGAAGGACTACCCGACGGGGGCGGGCGTGTTCCATGCGCTGCGCGGCGTGAGCCTCAGCATCGGCGAGGGCGAGTTCGTCGCCATCATGGGCGCGTCGGGTTCCGGCAAGAGCACCTTCATGAACCTGCTCGGCTGTCTCGACCGGCCGACGCGGGGCCGCTACCGCCTCGCCGGCCGTGACGTCGGCAGCCTCTCGTCGGACGAGCTTGCCGCCCTGCGCAACCGCGACATCGGCTTCGTGTTCCAGGGCTTCAATCTGCTGCCGAAGCTCACCGCACTCGACAACGTCGCGCTGCCGCTGATGTATGCCGGCATGGGGCGCGAGGCCCGCCGGCGGCAGGCGCAGGCCATGCTCGACCGCGTGGGCCTCGGCGACCGTTCTCATCACACGCCGCTGCAGTTGTCGGGCGGCCAGCAGCAGCGCGTGGCGATCGCACGCGCGCTGGCCACGCATCCGCGTCTCATCCTCGCCGACGAACCGACCGGCAACCTCGATACCGAGACGAGCCGCCAGGTGATGACATTCTTCAGCCAGCTCAATCGCGAGGAAGGCATCACGCTGGTGCTGGTGACGCACGAGCCCGACATCGCAGCCTACGCCCAGCGGCGCATCCGTTTCCAGGACGGCCGCGTCATCGAGGATCGAGCCGAGGCCGCCGCATGA
- the mutM gene encoding bifunctional DNA-formamidopyrimidine glycosylase/DNA-(apurinic or apyrimidinic site) lyase, giving the protein MPELPEVETTRLGLLPRLRGRTLRRITVRNPHLRWPVPADLERQLAGRKLVDMTRRGKYLLFDFGRVTQLVHLGMSGSLRLAAPGEPAAAHDHVDWLFDDGTTLRLRDPRRFGAVLWTADAARHPLLAHLGPEPLTPDFDAVYLHAQCRHRNAAIKQVIMDASVVVGVGNIYASESLFHAGIRPATAAQRLSRPACARLAEAIKRVLAAAIAAGGSSLRDYVASDGEPGYFQLQTRVYDRAGLPCKTCGTPVRRIVQGQRASFYCPTCQR; this is encoded by the coding sequence ATGCCCGAACTGCCCGAAGTCGAAACCACGCGCCTGGGGCTGCTGCCGCGCCTGCGCGGTCGCACGCTCCGGCGCATCACGGTACGCAATCCGCACCTGCGCTGGCCGGTCCCGGCCGATCTCGAGCGCCAGCTCGCGGGACGCAAGCTCGTCGACATGACACGGCGCGGCAAGTACCTGCTGTTCGACTTCGGCCGGGTCACCCAGCTCGTCCACCTGGGCATGTCGGGCAGCCTGCGCCTCGCCGCGCCGGGCGAACCTGCCGCGGCGCACGACCATGTGGACTGGCTGTTCGACGACGGCACCACCCTGCGGCTGCGCGATCCGCGCCGCTTCGGCGCGGTGCTGTGGACCGCCGATGCGGCCCGTCATCCGCTGCTCGCCCACCTCGGGCCGGAGCCGCTGACGCCAGATTTCGACGCGGTCTACCTGCATGCCCAGTGCCGGCACCGCAACGCCGCGATCAAGCAGGTCATCATGGACGCGTCGGTCGTGGTGGGCGTCGGCAACATCTACGCCTCGGAATCGCTGTTCCACGCAGGCATACGGCCGGCCACGGCCGCGCAGCGCCTGAGCCGGCCGGCCTGCGCACGGCTGGCCGAGGCGATCAAGCGGGTGCTGGCGGCCGCCATCGCTGCCGGCGGCAGCTCGCTGCGCGACTATGTCGCAAGCGACGGCGAGCCGGGGTACTTCCAGCTGCAGACGCGCGTGTACGACCGCGCCGGCCTGCCGTGCAAGACCTGCGGCACGCCGGTCCGCCGCATCGTGCAGGGCCAGCGCGCCAGCTTCTACTGCCCGACCTGCCAGCGCTGA
- a CDS encoding YfhL family 4Fe-4S dicluster ferredoxin — MALMITDECINCDVCLPECPNEAISQGDEIYIIDPNKCTECVGHYDTPQCVEVCPVDCIPKNPDYPETKDQLQEKFLRLTANK; from the coding sequence ATGGCCTTGATGATCACGGACGAATGCATCAACTGCGACGTCTGCCTGCCCGAATGCCCGAACGAAGCGATTTCCCAGGGCGACGAGATCTACATCATCGACCCCAACAAGTGCACCGAATGCGTCGGCCATTACGACACGCCGCAGTGCGTCGAGGTGTGCCCGGTCGACTGCATTCCCAAGAACCCCGACTACCCGGAAACCAAGGACCAGCTGCAGGAGAAGTTCCTGCGTTTGACCGCGAACAAGTAG
- the coaD gene encoding pantetheine-phosphate adenylyltransferase, giving the protein MLTAVYPGTFDPITRGHEDLVRRAVRLFDRVVVAVAESRNKRPFFSMDERVAMTRDVLADVPHVRVEGFSGLLIDFVAEQGAIAVLRGLRAASDFEYEFQLAGMNRNLKPDIETLFLTPSDQYMFISASMIREIAQLGGDVTPFVHPLVSRRLSEKISKS; this is encoded by the coding sequence ATGCTGACAGCCGTCTACCCCGGCACTTTCGATCCCATAACGCGCGGCCACGAGGATCTCGTGCGGCGGGCGGTGCGCCTGTTCGACCGCGTCGTCGTGGCGGTGGCGGAATCGCGCAACAAGCGGCCCTTCTTCAGCATGGACGAGCGGGTGGCGATGACGCGCGACGTGCTGGCCGACGTCCCGCATGTGCGGGTGGAAGGTTTCTCCGGCCTGCTGATCGACTTCGTCGCCGAGCAGGGCGCGATCGCCGTGCTGCGGGGGTTGCGCGCGGCCTCCGACTTCGAGTACGAATTCCAGCTCGCGGGGATGAACCGCAATCTCAAGCCGGACATCGAGACGCTGTTCCTGACGCCATCCGACCAGTACATGTTCATCTCGGCCAGCATGATCCGCGAGATCGCGCAGCTGGGGGGCGACGTGACGCCCTTCGTCCACCCGTTGGTGTCCAGGCGATTAAGTGAGAAAATAAGTAAAAGCTGA
- a CDS encoding M16 family metallopeptidase, with the protein MLLALLVGSAQAAVTDVTLDNGLRVIVQEDHRAPVMVSQVWYRAGSMDEFNGTTGVAHVLEHMMFRGTKDVPSGEFSKRIAAAGGRENAFTNRDHTAYFEQMQKDRLPLAMQLEADRMANLVIRDDLFAKEIQVVMEERRLRTDDQPQSVVYERLMATAYQDHPYRRPIIGWMDDLKHMTAQDARDWYARWYAPNNATLVVAGDVKADDVIALARRYFGPIPARPLPERKPQSEPAQIGEKRIAVKVPAKLPYLLMTWHAPVLRDWQQDTTPYALQILAGVLSGNDSARLQSALVKRRQIAVSTSAGYDAVSRGPGMFMVDATPAPGKSAAELEQAIRAELERVRHDGISEAELARVKAQVIASDVYQRDSLFYQAMQLGEYVTAGLPPAALEHRVDKLRKVTAAEVQAAARQWLQDDRLSVAVLDPQPMQAGAHPAAIPGARDVH; encoded by the coding sequence ATGCTGCTGGCGCTGCTGGTCGGCAGTGCGCAGGCGGCGGTGACGGACGTCACGCTGGACAACGGCCTGCGGGTCATCGTCCAGGAAGACCATCGCGCGCCGGTGATGGTGTCGCAGGTGTGGTACCGCGCGGGATCGATGGACGAGTTCAACGGCACCACCGGGGTGGCGCACGTGCTCGAGCACATGATGTTCCGCGGCACGAAGGACGTGCCGTCGGGCGAGTTCTCCAAGCGCATCGCGGCGGCGGGCGGGCGCGAGAACGCGTTCACCAACCGCGACCACACGGCCTACTTCGAGCAGATGCAGAAGGACAGGTTGCCGCTGGCGATGCAGCTCGAGGCCGACCGGATGGCGAACCTCGTCATCCGCGACGATCTGTTCGCCAAGGAAATCCAGGTCGTGATGGAGGAGCGCCGGCTGCGCACCGACGACCAGCCGCAGTCGGTCGTGTATGAACGCCTGATGGCGACGGCCTATCAGGACCATCCCTACCGCCGGCCGATCATCGGCTGGATGGACGACCTCAAGCACATGACGGCGCAGGATGCCCGCGACTGGTACGCCCGCTGGTATGCGCCCAACAACGCGACGCTCGTCGTGGCGGGCGACGTCAAGGCGGACGACGTCATCGCGCTCGCCAGGCGCTATTTCGGGCCGATTCCGGCGCGTCCCCTGCCGGAACGCAAGCCGCAGAGCGAGCCCGCGCAGATCGGCGAGAAACGCATCGCCGTCAAGGTGCCGGCGAAGCTGCCCTACCTCCTGATGACCTGGCACGCGCCCGTCCTGCGGGACTGGCAGCAGGACACCACGCCCTATGCGCTGCAGATCCTCGCCGGCGTGCTGTCCGGCAACGATTCGGCGCGCCTGCAGAGCGCACTGGTCAAGCGCCGGCAGATCGCGGTCAGCACGAGTGCCGGCTATGACGCGGTGTCGCGCGGCCCCGGCATGTTCATGGTCGATGCGACGCCGGCGCCGGGCAAGTCGGCGGCCGAGCTCGAACAGGCGATCCGCGCGGAGCTCGAGCGCGTCCGGCACGACGGCATCAGCGAAGCCGAGCTCGCGCGGGTCAAGGCGCAGGTCATCGCGTCGGACGTCTATCAGCGCGATTCGCTGTTCTACCAGGCGATGCAGCTCGGCGAGTACGTCACCGCCGGACTGCCGCCCGCGGCACTCGAGCATCGGGTCGACAAGCTGCGCAAGGTGACCGCCGCCGAGGTGCAGGCCGCCGCCCGGCAGTGGCTGCAGGACGACCGCTTGAGCGTCGCCGTGCTCGATCCCCAGCCCATGCAGGCCGGGGCACACCCTGCCGCCATTCCGGGAGCCCGCGATGTCCATTAA
- a CDS encoding dynamin family protein: MNAPTLVDEFEQYSAWRDAVYVRIEALRDWLGAQELGDAESELRLNQLLGRLQADTLNVAFVAEFSRGKSELINAIFFSDYRQRVLPSSAGRTTMCPTELHFDPTRRPSLRLLPIDTRTREGSIADFKRDPEAWTEFPLNLDSADDMSATLMRLADTLQVDVATAQAFGLVNPADEETARSLERDGSIAIPRWRHALINFPHPLLKQGLVILDTPGLNAIGTEPELTLNMLPNAHAVLFLLAADTGVTKSDIEIWRQYIAPVQGGSRARLVVLNKIDGLWDELKTPAQIDAEIAKQVAGSAALLDLPPSQVYPVSAQKALVAKVKGDHDLLARSRLSALETALSQELIPCKQALVSESSQAAVEDVVVKTTELLETRLATIQDQVDELHGLRGKNRDVIQHMMVKANEDKQQFERGLEQFNALRNVFATQVETLRRHLGMDTLRREVRQTRTAMEKSHFSVGLRDAMGRFFRQVEANLVAAAEAIREIRAMMTAMYQKFSDEHGLAAVNPPDHSLQKYRKEMARLERIFDERFNTVFSMLTVGQHQLTARFFETLASKVVQVFELANSETEAWLKALIAPMETQVREHKIQLKRRLESVSRIHAATETLDERIAELETAMGSVSDQLESLARINARIAEALADELGGARLARTA, from the coding sequence ATGAACGCCCCCACCCTGGTTGACGAATTCGAGCAATACAGCGCCTGGCGCGACGCCGTCTACGTTCGCATCGAGGCGCTGCGCGACTGGCTCGGCGCCCAGGAGCTGGGCGATGCCGAATCCGAGCTGCGGCTCAACCAGCTGCTCGGCCGGCTGCAGGCGGACACGCTGAACGTCGCTTTCGTCGCCGAGTTCTCGCGCGGCAAGTCCGAGCTGATCAACGCGATCTTCTTCTCGGACTACCGGCAGCGCGTGCTGCCCTCCTCCGCCGGGCGCACCACCATGTGCCCGACCGAGCTGCACTTCGACCCCACGCGCCGCCCTTCGCTGCGGCTGCTGCCGATCGACACCCGCACGCGCGAAGGCAGCATCGCCGACTTCAAGCGCGATCCGGAAGCCTGGACCGAATTCCCGCTGAACCTCGATTCCGCCGACGACATGAGCGCGACGCTGATGCGGCTCGCGGACACGCTGCAGGTCGATGTCGCCACGGCGCAGGCGTTCGGCCTGGTCAACCCCGCCGACGAGGAAACCGCGCGCAGCCTGGAACGGGACGGCAGCATCGCGATCCCGCGCTGGCGCCATGCGCTGATCAACTTCCCGCATCCCCTGCTGAAGCAGGGGCTGGTCATCCTCGACACGCCCGGCCTCAACGCCATCGGCACCGAGCCCGAGCTGACGCTCAACATGCTGCCCAATGCCCATGCGGTGCTGTTCCTGCTGGCGGCCGACACCGGCGTCACCAAGTCCGACATCGAGATCTGGCGCCAGTACATCGCGCCGGTGCAGGGCGGCAGCCGCGCACGCCTGGTCGTGCTGAACAAGATCGACGGCCTGTGGGACGAACTCAAGACGCCGGCGCAGATCGACGCCGAAATCGCCAAGCAGGTCGCCGGCAGCGCGGCGCTGCTGGACCTGCCGCCGAGCCAGGTGTATCCGGTGTCGGCGCAGAAGGCGCTCGTCGCCAAGGTCAAGGGCGACCACGACCTGCTGGCGCGAAGCCGCCTGTCTGCCCTGGAGACGGCGCTGAGCCAGGAGCTCATTCCCTGCAAGCAGGCGCTGGTGAGCGAATCGTCGCAGGCCGCCGTCGAGGACGTGGTGGTGAAGACGACCGAGCTGCTGGAAACGCGCCTCGCAACCATCCAGGACCAGGTCGACGAACTGCACGGGCTGCGCGGGAAGAACCGTGACGTCATCCAGCACATGATGGTCAAGGCGAACGAGGACAAGCAGCAGTTCGAACGCGGCCTCGAGCAGTTCAACGCGCTGCGCAACGTGTTCGCGACGCAGGTCGAGACGCTGCGCCGCCACCTCGGGATGGACACGCTGCGGCGCGAGGTGCGGCAGACGCGCACCGCGATGGAGAAGAGCCATTTCAGCGTCGGCCTGCGCGACGCGATGGGCCGCTTCTTCCGTCAGGTGGAGGCGAACCTGGTCGCCGCGGCGGAGGCCATCAGGGAAATCCGCGCGATGATGACCGCGATGTATCAGAAGTTCAGCGACGAGCACGGGCTGGCAGCGGTCAACCCGCCCGATCACAGCCTGCAGAAATACCGCAAGGAGATGGCGCGGCTGGAGCGCATCTTCGACGAGCGCTTCAACACCGTGTTCAGCATGCTGACGGTGGGCCAGCACCAGTTGACCGCACGCTTCTTCGAGACGCTGGCAAGCAAGGTGGTGCAGGTGTTCGAACTCGCCAACAGCGAAACCGAGGCCTGGCTCAAGGCGCTGATCGCGCCGATGGAAACGCAGGTCCGCGAGCACAAGATCCAGCTCAAGCGGCGGCTGGAAAGCGTCAGCCGCATCCATGCCGCGACCGAAACGCTCGACGAGCGCATCGCCGAGCTGGAAACGGCGATGGGCAGCGTGAGCGATCAGCTCGAAAGCCTGGCGCGCATCAACGCGCGCATCGCCGAGGCGCTCGCGGACGAACTCGGCGGCGCCCGCCTGGCCAGGACGGCCTGA
- a CDS encoding M16 family metallopeptidase: MSIKAFCIALLLNLPLAAHAALAIQHWQTPQGARVIFVESHQLPILDISVDFAAGSARDPAGQAGLAQLTHTLLDQGAGGLSDTAIAHRLADVGAELGGTFDRDRAGVTLRTLVSAPERNVALDILARVLQQPDFQPAVMQREKQRLIAGIREAEADPGSVAEKAFYRAVYGDHPYAHDEAGEPAEIERLTRAGLQQFYRIHYGAPNAVISMIGDISRAEAEAIAARLASGLSRAPAVASLPQPVAAAAMERRIAFPSEQSHVLIGAVGVARTDPDFFPLFVGNYVLGGGGFDSRLMREVRDKRGYAYSAYSYFFPMGVAGPFQLGLQTRREQTDAALAVARDTVRRFIAEGPTEAELAQAKANLTGGFPLRIDSNKKILDYLAVIGFYRLPLDYLDTWVAKVDAVDVAAVKQAFARHIDPDRLVTVVVGASDAR, from the coding sequence ATGTCCATTAAGGCCTTTTGCATTGCCCTGTTGCTGAACCTGCCGCTGGCGGCGCATGCCGCGCTTGCGATCCAGCACTGGCAGACGCCGCAGGGGGCGCGCGTGATCTTCGTCGAGAGCCACCAGCTGCCGATCCTCGACATCTCGGTCGATTTCGCCGCCGGCAGCGCGCGCGATCCGGCGGGCCAGGCGGGACTCGCCCAGCTGACCCACACCCTGCTCGACCAGGGCGCCGGCGGCCTGTCCGATACGGCCATCGCGCATCGCCTGGCCGACGTCGGTGCGGAGCTGGGCGGCACGTTCGATCGCGATCGCGCCGGGGTCACGCTGCGCACGCTGGTGTCGGCGCCGGAACGGAACGTGGCACTCGACATCCTCGCGCGGGTGCTGCAGCAGCCGGATTTCCAGCCGGCCGTGATGCAGCGCGAGAAGCAGCGCCTCATCGCCGGGATTCGCGAGGCGGAGGCGGACCCCGGCTCGGTCGCGGAAAAGGCGTTCTATCGCGCCGTCTACGGCGATCATCCCTATGCGCACGACGAGGCCGGCGAGCCGGCCGAGATCGAGCGCCTGACGCGCGCGGGCCTGCAGCAGTTCTACCGGATCCACTACGGCGCGCCGAACGCGGTCATCTCGATGATCGGCGACATTTCGCGGGCCGAGGCGGAGGCGATCGCGGCGCGGCTCGCGAGCGGGCTGTCGCGGGCGCCGGCGGTGGCGTCCTTGCCGCAGCCTGTCGCGGCAGCGGCCATGGAAAGGCGCATCGCCTTTCCGTCCGAGCAAAGCCACGTGCTGATCGGCGCGGTGGGCGTCGCGCGCACCGACCCCGACTTCTTTCCGCTGTTCGTCGGCAACTACGTACTCGGCGGCGGCGGCTTCGATTCGCGCCTGATGCGCGAGGTGCGCGACAAGCGCGGCTACGCCTACAGCGCCTACAGCTATTTCTTCCCGATGGGGGTGGCGGGGCCGTTCCAGCTCGGCCTGCAGACCCGGCGCGAGCAGACCGACGCCGCGCTGGCGGTGGCGCGGGACACCGTGCGGCGCTTCATTGCCGAGGGCCCCACCGAGGCCGAGCTCGCCCAGGCCAAGGCCAACCTCACCGGCGGCTTTCCGCTGCGCATCGACAGCAACAAGAAGATCCTCGACTACCTGGCGGTGATCGGCTTCTACCGGCTGCCGCTGGATTACCTCGATACCTGGGTCGCCAAGGTCGATGCCGTCGACGTCGCGGCGGTGAAGCAGGCCTTCGCGCGCCACATCGACCCCGACCGGCTGGTGACCGTGGTGGTGGGCGCGAGCGATGCGCGCTAA